One Rhea pennata isolate bPtePen1 chromosome 3, bPtePen1.pri, whole genome shotgun sequence DNA segment encodes these proteins:
- the PERP gene encoding p53 apoptosis effector related to PMP-22, whose amino-acid sequence MVACSLACWRCRWLLPLLLGLAIIMGIIALAGRGWLESESEPYVQQASLWESCTRGEQDLNWNCESLMDYGWGRAAAATYLVGFVILVICFALAVIAFSVEILRFNFVRGIGGLLFVVAAFQIIGLVIYPVKFTEEIPLTGANMFSWAYGFGWASTVVVIGCAFFFCCLPNWEDEVLGNIKPTYYYSSPEKTSYLR is encoded by the exons ATGGTGGCGTGCAGCCTGGCCTGCTGGCGCTGCAGGTggctcctgcccctgctgctgGGCCTGGCCATCATCATGGGCATCATCGCGCTGGCCGGTCGGGGCTGGCTGGAGTCGGAGTCGGAGCCCTACGTGCAACAAGCGTCGCTGTGGGAGAGCTGCACGCGGGGCGAGCAGGACCTCAACTGGAACTGCGAGTCCCTCATGGACTACG GAtgggggagagcagcagctgccacatACCTTGTTGGCTTTGTGATCCTGGTCATCTGCTTCGCCTTGGCAGTCATAGCGTTCTCAGTGGAAATACTCCGTTTCAACTTTGTGCGAGGAATCGGAGGCTTGCTGTTTGTTGTCG CTGCATTCCAAATCATAGGTTTGGTCATCTACCCAGTGaaattcacagaagaaattccTTTGACCGGAGCTAATATGTTCAGCTGGGCCTATGGTTTTGGTTGGGCCAGCACTGTTGTTGTAATCggctgtgctttcttcttctgctgcCTCCCCAATTGGGAAGATGAAGTCCTGGGAAATATCAAGCCCACCTACTACTACTCCTCCCCAGAGAAAACATCATACTTAAGATGA